Part of the Bacteroidota bacterium genome, AACTACTAAGTAGTTCGGGACTCTTTTTTTTATATTAATAAGTCCCCACAGACAGCATTACTAGCGTACATGCATTATCCACTTCAATCCCACTTTCTTGCGCCATTTTCTCGAATTCCGCATTCTCTGCTCCCGGATTAAATATAATGCGTTTGGGGTTTAAGCTTAAAATATAGTTGTACAAAGGCGGCTGATTTTTTGCACCTACATACATTGTTACAGTATCTATTTCCGGAAATACTTCTTGGCTATCTGTTATTGACACACCCTGTACTTCGCCTTTTTTAAGGCCATAAGCTACTACCGGATGATTGTACTCTAGTAGCTTACGAATAGCTTTGTTAGAATACCGCTCCGGATTTTCGGATGCACCAACAACCAATGTTTTTTTTGACATGTTTTTGTTTTCTATTTTTCTACGAAATTTAAATCATCGCTAAACGTTTCTTTCACAGAAAGTATAGCGTACATAGCCAATACAATACACAAAACGCCCACACAGAGCGCACTATATACTTTTCCATTCCCATCACCAAACAAAGTTTCTAAAAATTTATAGAGCAATGTAATTGGCACAACAGCTCCTCTTACAAAATTAGGTACCGTATTGGTTACAGTAGAACGGATATTTGTGCCAAATTGTTCGGACGCAATTGTTACAAATAATGCCCAGTAGCCGGTTGCAGTTCCCAATAAAAAACACATGAAATAAAACCAAACGGTAGATTTAGTAAGGGGAAATAAAAACAAAACAATTAAAAGTGAAGAGGCAATTAGGTAACCCACCACTACTTTTTTTCGTGTTTTAAACCATTGACTAAGCAAGCCACTTACCAAATCGCCAAAAGACAGACCAATGTAGGCATACATAATTGCGGTGCCAGTTACTACATTTTCTATTCCAATTTGCTTAGTTATACTAACCGATAAAGCAATTAAAATTCCAATGATATACCATATTGGAAGGCCAATTAAAACACAACTTAAATACTTTTTAAATATTTTTCTATCAGA contains:
- a CDS encoding CoA-binding protein, which translates into the protein MSKKTLVVGASENPERYSNKAIRKLLEYNHPVVAYGLKKGEVQGVSITDSQEVFPEIDTVTMYVGAKNQPPLYNYILSLNPKRIIFNPGAENAEFEKMAQESGIEVDNACTLVMLSVGTY